From a single Hemibagrus wyckioides isolate EC202008001 linkage group LG27, SWU_Hwy_1.0, whole genome shotgun sequence genomic region:
- the slc25a44b gene encoding solute carrier family 25 member 44b, with protein sequence MQQKRNIQIIEWEDLDKRKFYSFGVFMTMTIRATVYPAMLIRTRLQVQKGKSLYSGTYDAFRKILRAEGIRGLYRGFMVNTFTLISGQAYITTYELVRKYVSNYSKDNTVKSLVAGGSASLVAQSITVPIDVISQQLMMQGEGKHLTRFKVKPQATSGAKHSVAFGQTRDIIAQIFAADGFRGFYRGYVASLLTYIPNSAVWWPFYHFYAEQLSKMAPSDCPHLVLQAMAGPLAAATASTVTNPMDVVRARVQVEGRTSVIETFKELLREEGFWGMTKGLSARIISSTPTAIVMVVGYETLKKLSLRPELVDSRHW encoded by the exons ATGCAGCAGAAGCGGAACATCCAAATCATAGAATGGGAGGACTTGGACAAGCGCAAGTTCTACTCTTTCGGGGTCTTTATGACCATGACCATCCGTGCTACGGTCTACCCTGCCATGCTCATCCGCACCAGGCTGCAGGTTCAGAAGGGAAAGTCTCTGTATAGCGGCACCTACGATGCCTTCCGGAAAATCCTGCGAGCCGAGGGGATTAGAGGACTTTACCGGGGCTTCATGGTGAACACCTTCACGCTCATATCGGGGCAGGCGTATATCACGACGTACGAGTTGGTAAGGAAGTACGTCTCCAATTACTCCAAGGACAACACTGTGAAGTCCCTGGTGGCAGGAGGGTCGGCATCGCTCGTTGCCCAGAGTATAACAGTCCCTATCGACGTGATCTCTCAGCAGCTCATGATGCAGGGTGAAGGGAAGCATCTGACACGCTTCAAAGTCAAACCACAAGCGACATCCGGAGCAAAGCACAGTGTCGCTTTTGGACAGACGAGAGACATTATAGCTCAGATATTTGCAGCTGACGGGTTCCGTGGGTTCTACAGAGGATATGTGGCATCTCTTCTCACATACATACCCAACAGCGCGGTCTGGTGGCCTTTTTACCACTTTTATGCTG AGCAGCTCTCCAAAATGGCACCGAGTGACTGCCCACATTTAGTACTGCAAGCCATGGCTGGACCACTAGCAGCTGCCACTGCCTCCACTGTCACCAATCCGATGGATGTAGTTCGAGCCAGAGTTCAG GTTGAAGGCAGGACGTCAGTCATCGAGACGTTCAAGGAGCTGCTCAGAGAAGAAGGATTCTGGGGGATGACCAAGGGTCTTTCTGCCCGCATCATATCCTCCACTCCTACAGCTATAGTCATGGTGGTCGGCTACGAAACTCTGAAAAAACTGAGCCTCCGTCCAGAGCTGGTGGATTCCAGACACTGGTAA
- the crabp1b gene encoding cellular retinoic acid-binding protein 1b, producing the protein MPNFAGTWKMRSSENFEELLKALGVNAMLRKVACAAASKPSVEIRQNGEQFYIKTSTTVRTTEINFQIGQEFNEETVDGRKCKSLATWETENKITCKQTLLDGNGPKTYWTRELRGDELILTFGADDVVCTRIYVRE; encoded by the exons ATGCCGAACTTCGCAGGCACCTGGAAGATGAGAAGCAGTGAAAATTTCGAAGAGCTCCTCAAAGCCCTGG GGGTGAATGCCATGCTAAGGAAAGTGGCCTGTGCTGCGGCCTCCAAGCCTTCGGTGGAAATCCGCCAGAATGGAGAGCAGTTCTACATCAAGACCTCGACCACCGTCAGGACCACAGAAATCAACTTTCAGATAGGACAGGAGTTCAATGAGGAGACCGTGGATGGACGAAAATGCAAG AGCTTGGCCACATGGGAGACGGAAAATAAGATCACCTGTAAGCAGACACTACTGGATGGAAACGGACCGAAGACCTACTGGACCCGAGAGCTGAGAGGGGATGAGTTAATCCTG ACGTTCGGAGCCGATGACGTGGTGTGCACAAGGATTTATGTGCGGGAATGA